Part of the Gramella sp. Hel_I_59 genome, TAATGAAAGGTCGAACCTCGCTGATTTAGAACTCAAAGATCTTTCTGCTAAGTCTAATCTTATTGTCGAAAGTATTACGCCAGTTATTAGCAGCATTTTTTACTGGAGTCAATATGACTTTCTAGAAGCTGACTTTATACCCGGTAGTAATAGTAAATTTGAAGAGAAACTTGGAAACTTTATGGTAGGCACCAATCAGTTTAGTCAATTCCGACTGATTGATATAGATGGAAATGAAGTCTTTAGAATTGACAGAACAGATGATGGGATTCAAACGCGAAAGGATCTTCAGAATAAAAGCAAAAACGGATATTTTCAGAAAACTATAGCTCTGGATAGCGGCGCGCTCTATGTATCTCCTCTTAATCTCAATAATGAATTTGGTAAAGTTGAAAAACCTTACAAACCGGTTATAAGAGGAAGTGCTCCATTGTTTTCCGGGAATGGTCATCGATTAGGGATTGTGGTGATTAATTACGATGCGAAAGAACTTCTAAAATCACTAAATCAAGAACTGACCTCGAACTTTTATGTTATTGATAATGAAGCAAATTATTTATCCAATTCATTAGATAGATCAAGAGAATTTGAAAAATTCATTACTCCAGATAAGGCTGTTGGTTTTGACATCGATCATCCGGAAACCTGGAATTTATTAAAAACTAACCAAAAGGTTATAAATGATGATGAAGGTTTCTGGGTTGCTGAAAGACTTGATTTTGAAGAAGCTACCTCTAATTTGAATCTGGTAAAGGATGGATATGCACATATTGAAACTGAAAATTCATGGTTTCTTATTTCTAAAATTTCAAATGCCACTGTTTTTGCTGCAGCTAAGAACTTCTACATTTCCTTACTGTTCATCAATTTTATCTTCTTACTTATCATTCTATATGTTTCAAATAGAGAAACAAAAAATGAAC contains:
- a CDS encoding ATP-binding protein — encoded protein: MLSVWIFYNERSNLADLELKDLSAKSNLIVESITPVISSIFYWSQYDFLEADFIPGSNSKFEEKLGNFMVGTNQFSQFRLIDIDGNEVFRIDRTDDGIQTRKDLQNKSKNGYFQKTIALDSGALYVSPLNLNNEFGKVEKPYKPVIRGSAPLFSGNGHRLGIVVINYDAKELLKSLNQELTSNFYVIDNEANYLSNSLDRSREFEKFITPDKAVGFDIDHPETWNLLKTNQKVINDDEGFWVAERLDFEEATSNLNLVKDGYAHIETENSWFLISKISNATVFAAAKNFYISLLFINFIFLLIILYVSNRETKNELIKLQYLQELKEKKNKLENQNILLSSIQNKLQLRNRQLKEYNSIVAHNLRAPTTSMSALVSMVSGSEDYDELKTYIPKLNTITSSINTLVKDLLVYVRVLNDDQVKTEKIHVEPLIRDCLGLYLEILDQTVQVELDFSSWKTIKFSKIYLQSIIQNLISNAIKYRDPAKKSCIKISTSINETERILIIEDNGLGIDLDRYDDDMFKLYKRFHRNVSGRGMGLFLVKTQLESLNAGIQVKSKPGVGTKFILTFSQNNIHHDILPN